Proteins from one Bacteriovorax sp. BAL6_X genomic window:
- a CDS encoding methyltransferase domain-containing protein — protein sequence MSISELIFLNLLEGKKGDTTDFSPVQLASLYTNSAFLVTVMDFLKDELWLQKQEDKKYGQVTSYKNFITPLFDDELEAVSFLSEFLVESGPSKLKDIKKRSKNIETKILESIIDKAGSEQKEFLIHSLNTMSDFFIKEEKDQEGRSQGMGHLGPNLYRTFDNLDDIFDLNYNLDQEMEYDHKTKERLYQRAGVGVQSGYSTILLALHQINADTGSTIVDLGSGYGRVGLVCSLVRPDLNFVGYEYVPHRVEISNNACEELGLEDNLVFKVQDLSLQSFSIPVADIYYLYDPFSKETYEYVLDQILKISRQKEITIVTKGNANIWLRGLAEENGWPSPTIVDEGNLCIFKSN from the coding sequence ATGAGTATATCTGAATTAATATTCTTAAATTTATTAGAAGGTAAGAAAGGTGATACGACTGATTTTTCACCTGTACAACTTGCATCTCTCTACACAAACTCTGCTTTCTTAGTGACGGTTATGGACTTTCTTAAAGATGAGCTTTGGTTGCAAAAACAAGAAGATAAAAAATATGGGCAAGTGACTTCTTATAAGAATTTCATAACGCCACTTTTTGATGATGAGTTAGAGGCCGTCTCTTTCCTTAGTGAATTCCTAGTTGAAAGTGGGCCAAGTAAATTAAAAGATATAAAGAAGCGTTCTAAAAATATTGAAACTAAGATCTTAGAATCAATCATTGATAAAGCTGGATCAGAACAGAAAGAATTTCTTATTCACTCTTTAAATACAATGAGTGACTTCTTTATCAAAGAAGAAAAAGACCAGGAAGGGCGCTCTCAAGGCATGGGACATCTCGGCCCTAATCTTTATCGAACTTTTGATAATCTCGATGATATATTTGACCTTAATTATAATCTCGATCAAGAAATGGAATATGACCATAAAACAAAAGAGCGACTTTATCAAAGGGCAGGTGTTGGTGTTCAGTCTGGTTATTCCACGATCTTACTCGCGCTTCATCAAATTAACGCTGATACGGGGAGCACTATTGTAGACCTTGGTTCTGGTTATGGACGTGTCGGCCTAGTTTGCTCTCTTGTCAGGCCTGATCTAAATTTTGTCGGTTATGAATATGTTCCTCATCGTGTTGAAATTTCTAATAATGCTTGTGAGGAATTAGGCCTAGAAGATAATTTAGTTTTTAAAGTTCAAGACCTTTCTCTTCAGTCTTTTTCAATTCCTGTTGCTGATATTTACTATCTCTATGATCCATTCTCTAAAGAAACATATGAATATGTCTTGGATCAAATCTTAAAAATAAGTCGTCAAAAAGAAATAACTATTGTCACTAAGGGTAATGCTAATATTTGGCTAAGGGGTTTGGCCGAAGAAAATGGTTGGCCCTCACCGACAATTGTCGATGAAGGTAACCTTTGTATATTTAAGTCAAATTGA
- a CDS encoding ABC transporter ATP-binding protein, giving the protein MSDAKQFLAQDDQEESKHKEQGHSALKTTAFLFKFAKGHRLKILVSILMLVTFTVFSMLSGHALGVLVGEGLAKSDWELAKKWAVYVLALELGGVLIHYVGRRYLIVQTSYVILKIRDRLFQKLSHLPLKFFDSWPQGRIVTRMTHDVEGIEKFFTSSLGRLAISVLMIISSATAMLITDFKIGLMVISGMIPAVIFLVVTRDKIGSLNRAISKYSSNINSKLSEYIDGIHVIRSFGVEDWSYDNFKSAVNEQQVVQLSANSYYALTMPMLSFLCGLPLLILVWFGGNAYLDGTLTLALFIALMRYCERFFWPVLSLFREMANIITAFTSVNRVANFIEVETEREVFDQYDNRHHKINGEIEFKNVIMGYNDISTALNDISFKIHKGERIGIVGPTGSGKTTAVAVLSRLYDYQKGEVLIDGQNLKELDIDHYRDQIGIVSQDVIIFDGTLRENLSVNPDLTDKDILSICDKTGMSKVMSYSKLMLDSVLKDGGSNLSAGEKQVISLTRVCLQNPNILILDEATAHVDPYFEKILHDGIHNVMEGKTSFFIAHRLDTIKECDRILVFKDGKLAEFDTPDSLMLQKGIFYNLTQATSSNNGL; this is encoded by the coding sequence ATGAGTGATGCAAAACAATTTCTAGCACAAGATGATCAAGAGGAATCGAAGCACAAAGAGCAAGGACATTCGGCCTTAAAGACAACAGCATTTTTGTTTAAGTTTGCCAAAGGACATCGTCTTAAAATTCTAGTGTCGATTCTTATGCTTGTCACATTTACTGTTTTCTCAATGCTTTCAGGTCATGCCCTTGGGGTGTTAGTTGGTGAAGGACTTGCCAAATCAGATTGGGAGCTTGCCAAAAAATGGGCCGTTTATGTTCTAGCTCTTGAGTTGGGTGGTGTTCTTATCCACTACGTTGGCCGTCGTTACTTAATTGTGCAAACGAGCTATGTCATCTTAAAGATTAGAGATCGTCTTTTTCAAAAGCTATCTCACTTACCTCTAAAGTTTTTTGATTCATGGCCTCAAGGTAGAATTGTCACACGTATGACTCACGATGTGGAAGGAATTGAGAAATTCTTTACAAGCTCTCTTGGACGCCTGGCCATTTCTGTTTTAATGATTATTTCATCTGCAACAGCAATGCTTATAACTGATTTTAAAATTGGATTAATGGTTATCTCAGGGATGATTCCTGCGGTCATCTTTCTAGTTGTTACACGTGATAAAATCGGATCACTTAATAGGGCCATTAGTAAGTACTCATCAAATATAAATTCAAAACTTTCGGAGTATATTGATGGAATCCATGTCATTCGCTCTTTTGGGGTAGAAGATTGGTCTTATGATAATTTTAAGTCAGCTGTTAATGAACAACAGGTTGTACAATTAAGCGCAAATTCATACTACGCTCTAACTATGCCAATGTTGTCTTTTCTATGTGGGCTTCCACTTTTAATTCTAGTTTGGTTTGGTGGGAATGCTTACTTAGATGGCACACTTACTCTGGCACTCTTTATCGCTCTAATGCGCTATTGTGAGAGGTTCTTCTGGCCAGTTCTTTCTCTCTTTAGAGAGATGGCCAATATTATTACGGCCTTCACAAGTGTAAATCGTGTAGCTAATTTTATTGAAGTCGAAACGGAAAGAGAAGTCTTTGATCAATATGATAATAGACATCACAAGATCAATGGTGAAATTGAGTTTAAAAACGTCATTATGGGCTATAACGATATCAGTACGGCCTTAAATGATATTTCATTTAAAATTCACAAGGGTGAAAGGATTGGGATCGTTGGGCCAACTGGTTCTGGAAAAACGACGGCGGTTGCTGTTCTTTCTCGTCTTTATGATTATCAAAAAGGTGAGGTTTTAATCGATGGCCAAAATCTCAAAGAGTTAGATATTGATCACTACCGTGATCAGATTGGTATCGTTTCACAAGATGTTATTATTTTTGATGGAACACTTAGAGAAAACCTCTCGGTAAATCCAGATTTAACAGATAAGGATATCCTTTCTATTTGTGATAAGACAGGAATGAGTAAGGTCATGAGTTATTCAAAACTTATGTTAGATAGTGTCTTAAAAGACGGTGGCTCCAATCTGTCTGCAGGTGAGAAACAAGTGATCTCTCTTACGCGAGTATGTTTACAAAATCCTAATATTTTAATTCTTGATGAGGCCACAGCACATGTTGATCCTTACTTTGAAAAAATACTTCATGATGGAATTCATAATGTGATGGAAGGTAAGACATCATTCTTCATTGCTCACAGACTCGATACAATTAAAGAATGTGATAGGATTTTAGTTTTCAAAGATGGAAAATTGGCCGAATTCGATACTCCTGATAGTCTAATGCTACAAAAAGGGATCTTTTATAACCTCACACAAGCGACTAGCTCTAATAATGGCCTCTAA
- a CDS encoding ABC transporter ATP-binding protein, whose amino-acid sequence MNYLRRKKSAYFLGIISIVVCNICQVFYSRAMGDVVDFFTNKTMPSWTIDYFIKGDDLRHKFFYIFSVVLFSRVMLYFGRVGWRVFLGRQTHHAGGFLKDDIWQNAQYFSMDTLVNKYPKGILMSAANSDVGQARFIFGFTLVGAADVLFLGLFTVVSLFMINIHITIISVLALLVVPILVRYISTIEMERYDVAQDYLSYFNDETSKAISTVRLQKLGNTAFFWYKRLFAGAQKYRKMRLEANNTSMLYIPSSGLASFATYIILFTYGFSILMKGEITVGEFVAIQGLVLLLQDPLMELGYIISDWRKSFTSLRRLAEIYTHLKEEYLLDKKVDHELTGDTVFNLKNLSFKYDEEHDILSNINLEVKRGMRIGIIGQIGTGKTTLLNILSGLERDIRGEVTFFGRPFNEYGHKFLRTHITMVHQKSFLFADSIRNNILMDQDFDDEVLWQVLEIAGLKSDIEGFDDGLDTQLGEWGVNLSGGQKQRLTLARALVRKPKILLLDDCLSAVDTVTEETILSNINNYLPESTLVWVAHRQSTLKYCEKVINLDRIEAGAE is encoded by the coding sequence TTGAATTATTTACGCCGCAAAAAATCAGCTTACTTCTTAGGAATTATTTCAATAGTAGTTTGTAATATTTGTCAGGTATTTTACTCTCGTGCCATGGGTGATGTCGTAGATTTCTTTACGAATAAAACCATGCCTTCTTGGACAATTGATTATTTTATTAAGGGTGATGATTTAAGGCATAAGTTCTTCTATATTTTCTCTGTTGTCTTATTCTCAAGAGTAATGCTCTATTTTGGCCGCGTTGGTTGGCGTGTCTTTCTGGGGAGACAAACACATCATGCTGGTGGCTTCTTAAAAGACGATATCTGGCAAAATGCTCAATACTTTTCAATGGACACACTTGTTAATAAATATCCTAAGGGAATTCTTATGAGTGCTGCCAATAGTGATGTTGGACAGGCCCGTTTTATATTTGGCTTCACTCTAGTAGGTGCTGCAGATGTACTGTTTTTAGGCTTATTTACTGTTGTTTCTCTCTTTATGATTAATATTCATATTACAATTATTTCTGTACTGGCCTTATTAGTTGTACCAATTCTTGTTCGCTATATTTCAACAATTGAAATGGAGCGCTACGATGTGGCCCAAGATTATCTTTCATATTTTAATGATGAAACTTCAAAGGCCATCTCAACAGTGAGGCTTCAAAAACTCGGAAATACGGCCTTCTTCTGGTATAAGCGTTTATTTGCTGGTGCTCAAAAGTATCGTAAAATGCGACTAGAGGCCAATAACACTTCAATGCTCTATATTCCTTCTTCAGGACTAGCATCATTTGCAACTTATATTATTTTATTTACTTATGGTTTTAGTATTCTTATGAAGGGTGAAATTACTGTTGGTGAGTTTGTAGCTATTCAAGGTCTTGTACTTCTTCTACAAGACCCACTTATGGAGCTTGGCTATATTATTTCAGACTGGAGAAAGTCTTTCACTTCTCTAAGACGTCTGGCCGAAATCTATACTCATTTAAAAGAAGAGTACTTACTAGATAAGAAAGTCGATCATGAGCTAACTGGTGATACGGTTTTTAATCTCAAGAACTTGAGTTTTAAATATGATGAAGAACACGATATTCTTTCAAATATTAATCTTGAAGTGAAGCGTGGTATGCGTATCGGAATTATCGGTCAGATTGGTACTGGAAAAACGACTCTCTTAAATATTCTAAGTGGACTTGAACGAGATATTCGTGGAGAGGTGACTTTCTTTGGCCGACCTTTTAATGAGTATGGCCATAAATTCTTAAGAACTCATATTACAATGGTTCATCAAAAGTCATTTCTCTTTGCTGACTCTATTCGAAATAATATTTTAATGGACCAAGATTTTGATGATGAGGTTCTATGGCAAGTTTTAGAAATAGCAGGTCTTAAGAGCGATATTGAAGGCTTTGATGACGGCCTTGATACACAACTTGGAGAGTGGGGGGTTAACCTTTCAGGTGGCCAAAAGCAGAGACTGACTCTAGCGCGTGCCCTTGTGAGAAAACCAAAGATTCTACTATTAGATGACTGTTTATCAGCAGTGGACACAGTTACGGAAGAAACAATTTTATCAAATATTAATAACTACCTGCCTGAGTCAACTCTCGTTTGGGTTGCTCACAGACAATCAACTCTTAAGTATTGCGAAAAAGTGATTAATTTAGATCGTATTGAAGCAGGGGCCGAGTAA
- a CDS encoding enoyl-ACP reductase: MSFLNFENKLFLITGVANKKSVAYFSAKTIIDNGGKCIFTVQSEDHQAKLSKLFPESKSYLVDVTSDEQIKALALELKKDEVKLDGMLHSIAFANLANPKPFHETSWEDFAQATQISSFSLVQLSNELSSLFNQDASVVTISISDTKATSYGYMGPIKSMLETTCSYLAKSFSEFSRVRFNSVCSGPLKTSASAGIPGYIDNYIFAEKLTMRKEALKTQEVANTVAFLLSNASSGVNAAGILVDCGMRSNHFDQSVVSGK, translated from the coding sequence GTGAGTTTTTTAAATTTTGAAAATAAATTATTTCTAATCACTGGTGTTGCAAATAAGAAAAGTGTTGCTTACTTCAGTGCTAAAACAATCATCGATAATGGTGGAAAATGTATTTTCACTGTCCAAAGTGAGGATCACCAAGCAAAACTTTCAAAGCTTTTTCCTGAATCGAAGAGTTACCTTGTTGATGTAACTAGTGATGAACAGATTAAGGCCCTTGCCCTTGAACTAAAAAAAGATGAAGTGAAGTTAGATGGAATGCTACATTCAATTGCATTTGCAAATTTAGCAAATCCTAAACCTTTTCATGAGACTTCCTGGGAAGACTTTGCACAAGCGACTCAGATTTCTTCTTTCTCATTAGTTCAGTTATCAAATGAATTATCATCTCTTTTTAATCAAGATGCTTCAGTTGTGACTATTTCAATTTCTGATACAAAGGCCACTTCATATGGTTATATGGGCCCTATTAAATCAATGCTTGAAACAACTTGTTCTTACTTAGCAAAGAGTTTTAGTGAGTTTTCAAGAGTGCGTTTTAACAGTGTTTGTTCTGGCCCATTAAAAACTTCTGCGTCTGCAGGAATTCCTGGCTATATTGATAATTATATCTTTGCAGAAAAGCTTACGATGAGAAAGGAAGCACTTAAAACACAAGAAGTTGCCAACACGGTAGCTTTCTTATTATCAAATGCTTCAAGTGGAGTTAATGCTGCAGGTATTTTAGTCGACTGCGGAATGCGCTCTAACCACTTTGATCAATCGGTTGTTTCCGGTAAATAA
- the fabZ gene encoding 3-hydroxyacyl-ACP dehydratase FabZ, translated as MNVKDLIPQRAPFLFVDKIIEREGNKIVTSYQVTGDEDFFKGHFPGNPIMPGVLLQEALFQSGACLMATGSDGGLGVVAKVSNAKFKNMVRPGDELVMEVELTEQISNAFYFKGKTKVAGKMVLSIEFTCAKV; from the coding sequence ATGAATGTAAAAGACCTTATTCCACAAAGAGCGCCATTTCTATTTGTCGATAAGATTATAGAAAGAGAAGGTAATAAAATTGTAACAAGTTATCAGGTCACTGGTGATGAGGACTTTTTTAAAGGTCACTTCCCTGGAAACCCAATTATGCCTGGTGTTCTTCTACAAGAGGCGCTATTTCAATCGGGGGCCTGTCTAATGGCCACTGGTTCTGATGGTGGGCTTGGTGTCGTTGCTAAAGTATCAAATGCAAAATTTAAAAATATGGTTCGTCCTGGTGATGAATTGGTGATGGAGGTTGAACTTACTGAACAAATCTCTAATGCTTTCTATTTTAAAGGGAAGACTAAGGTTGCTGGTAAGATGGTACTTTCTATCGAATTTACATGCGCAAAAGTATAA
- the fabG gene encoding 3-oxoacyl-ACP reductase FabG — protein MFDFKDQVAIVTGGTRGIGRGITEAFLKSGARVIATYAGNHDAANAFKTELGAMGENLFLEAFDVSNATEVEAFWNRMNEQFDQIHILVNNSGIRKDNLSPIMPDEDWARVLDINLTGTFLMTKRAVNHFLSKRYGRIINMSSVGGSLGLPGQANYAASKAGQIAMSKSISKEVGKKGITINNVCPGFIETELIADLPAEQVKEYKKQVPLKRFGKVSEVAHAVQFLASKEAAYITGASLEVTGGL, from the coding sequence ATGTTTGATTTTAAAGATCAGGTTGCAATTGTTACTGGTGGAACTCGTGGGATTGGCCGTGGAATCACTGAAGCTTTCTTAAAAAGTGGAGCACGAGTTATCGCTACTTATGCTGGTAACCACGATGCTGCTAATGCATTTAAAACAGAGCTAGGCGCAATGGGCGAAAACCTCTTTCTTGAAGCCTTTGATGTTTCAAATGCGACAGAAGTTGAAGCTTTTTGGAATCGTATGAATGAGCAATTTGATCAAATACACATTCTTGTAAATAACTCAGGTATCAGAAAGGATAATCTTTCTCCAATTATGCCAGATGAAGATTGGGCCCGTGTCCTTGATATTAACTTAACGGGAACATTTCTAATGACAAAAAGAGCAGTAAATCACTTTCTTTCAAAGAGATACGGCCGAATCATTAATATGAGTTCTGTTGGTGGAAGTCTTGGCCTTCCTGGCCAAGCAAATTATGCGGCATCCAAGGCCGGACAAATTGCCATGAGTAAATCAATCTCTAAAGAAGTTGGTAAGAAAGGGATTACAATTAATAATGTATGTCCAGGCTTCATTGAAACAGAGTTAATTGCAGATCTACCTGCTGAGCAAGTTAAAGAGTACAAGAAGCAAGTTCCTTTAAAAAGGTTTGGAAAGGTTTCAGAAGTTGCACATGCTGTACAATTTCTAGCATCTAAAGAAGCTGCCTATATCACAGGTGCATCACTTGAAGTTACAGGTGGGCTTTAA
- a CDS encoding NAD(P)/FAD-dependent oxidoreductase — MALLKKKDSITKFYDVIIVGSGLAGMTAANKLAKDGRSVLLLEAHNKLGGFATWFRRPTNEGERHIFDISLHGFPVGMIKTCRRYWSKDIADCIERVDKIRFINPQFEIDTDFTKEDYINIMVEKFNLERDYVVGFFNELRAMNFYDDEAMTNGQLFEKYFPGRNDVVRFLLEPIAYANGSTLEDEAITFGIVFSNFMNKGAYIFRGGTDKLIGMMKDELLANGVDIKLHAKVDEILVEDNVAKGVRIGEEKVLSKSVLSNSALYNTIFKMTPNANYSEKFAKEAKAVRVNSSSCQVFMGLKEGESIPNIGELIFYSSSDKFDTNLLLSPNAYSQTFSIYYPEMRKHMKQKYAVVSSINARYEDWMHLSDEEYKERKDYLAQNALDTMEKLVPGFKDKVEHVNVSSPRTVEKYTHHHFGSSFGTKFEGLAVSKELPNEIKGLFHAGSVGIIMSGWLGAANYGVIVGHDLNTYLDKSSEK, encoded by the coding sequence ATGGCATTACTGAAAAAGAAAGATTCGATTACAAAGTTTTATGACGTTATTATTGTAGGCTCAGGTCTTGCAGGGATGACGGCCGCTAATAAATTGGCCAAAGATGGAAGAAGTGTACTTCTTCTTGAGGCCCATAATAAATTAGGTGGCTTTGCTACTTGGTTTAGACGTCCAACAAATGAAGGTGAAAGACATATTTTTGATATCTCTCTTCATGGTTTTCCTGTTGGGATGATTAAGACATGTCGCCGATATTGGTCAAAAGATATCGCTGACTGTATTGAGCGTGTAGATAAGATTCGTTTTATCAATCCACAGTTTGAGATTGATACTGATTTTACTAAAGAAGACTATATCAATATCATGGTTGAAAAGTTTAATCTTGAGCGTGATTACGTTGTAGGTTTCTTTAACGAACTTCGCGCCATGAATTTTTATGATGATGAGGCCATGACGAATGGCCAGTTATTTGAAAAATATTTTCCTGGTCGAAACGATGTTGTTCGTTTTTTACTTGAACCTATTGCTTACGCTAATGGTTCAACTCTTGAAGATGAGGCCATTACATTTGGAATTGTTTTTTCTAATTTCATGAATAAAGGTGCCTATATCTTTAGAGGTGGTACGGATAAGCTTATTGGGATGATGAAAGATGAACTTCTTGCCAATGGTGTTGATATCAAACTTCATGCAAAAGTCGATGAAATCTTAGTTGAAGATAATGTCGCAAAAGGCGTGCGTATCGGAGAAGAAAAGGTATTATCGAAATCAGTACTATCTAACTCTGCTCTCTATAATACGATCTTTAAGATGACTCCAAATGCGAATTATTCTGAAAAATTTGCTAAAGAAGCAAAGGCCGTAAGAGTAAACTCGTCTTCATGTCAGGTTTTTATGGGACTTAAAGAAGGAGAGTCGATTCCAAATATCGGTGAGCTGATCTTTTACTCAAGCTCTGATAAGTTTGATACAAATCTTCTTTTATCACCTAATGCATACTCTCAGACATTCTCAATTTATTACCCTGAAATGAGAAAGCATATGAAACAAAAATATGCGGTTGTTTCAAGTATAAATGCTCGCTACGAAGATTGGATGCACTTAAGTGACGAAGAATATAAAGAACGAAAAGACTATCTTGCACAGAATGCTCTTGATACGATGGAAAAACTTGTTCCTGGCTTTAAGGACAAGGTTGAACATGTAAATGTTTCTTCTCCTCGTACTGTTGAGAAGTATACACATCATCACTTTGGTTCTTCGTTTGGAACAAAGTTTGAAGGACTCGCTGTATCTAAAGAGCTTCCAAATGAAATAAAGGGCCTTTTTCATGCAGGCTCTGTTGGGATTATAATGTCTGGTTGGCTTGGGGCCGCAAACTACGGTGTTATCGTAGGACATGACTTAAATACTTACTTAGATAAATCTAGCGAAAAATAA
- a CDS encoding ABC-F family ATP-binding cassette domain-containing protein — MSILCNLKNINLAFGQKVIFNNAQFYIEHGDKIGLIGLNGMGKSSLLKIINEELAPDSSTPPFTFEKATKAQGATLEFNVFKVDQNFTIPNDDITIAEYFYFQYREFKKLNDDLVALDLSTDKGLEQQNNIMEELEHRNYWELKNNYESYIKAFGLTDLHLKVKGLSGGEQKKIQLSLGLTAKENLILWDEPTNHLDFETIEQFEDEIMKSNKTHVIISHDRYLLSKVTTKIFHIHAGIVSPFKGTYAEYLEFTAAQEEMRLNSLTKLKNSLRRETAWMRQGIKARGTRSKKRVENFNDLSKAVQKLKDQARSQLDLAMNDSNRKTKQLVQLKDVSFGFENHAPLFNGINLSIFKGDKIGVLGENGAGKSTLMKLVADRLTNTSGIIKRADDLKVCLFSQKRDEFDLTKSPYDLLGEGEDFIHFKNGRSIHVASYFQNFLFDRGELHRPLSSFSGGELNRLQLALNLKNEADIWIFDEPTNDLDIESIEILEQKLSEFQGTVIIISHDRSFLENITNRVWLIEKQSVTKFSSGFTFVRPYLEAREIEKDLENQQNEQEVRPQAVEEIKVENKPEVDTDKVEAEIMDIEEQISKIDELLSRFDYSNMDDEKNQLIAGLNQKKSVLNEKIEELFELLS, encoded by the coding sequence ATGTCGATCCTTTGCAACTTAAAAAACATCAATCTTGCCTTTGGGCAGAAAGTCATTTTCAATAACGCACAATTCTATATTGAGCACGGGGACAAAATTGGTCTCATAGGCCTAAACGGTATGGGAAAGTCTTCACTTCTAAAGATTATAAATGAAGAATTAGCACCAGATTCATCAACGCCCCCATTTACATTTGAAAAGGCCACTAAGGCACAGGGAGCGACTCTCGAATTTAATGTATTCAAAGTTGATCAAAACTTTACGATACCTAATGACGATATCACTATTGCTGAATATTTTTATTTTCAATATCGTGAATTTAAAAAACTTAATGATGATTTAGTTGCTCTAGACTTATCAACAGACAAAGGTCTTGAGCAGCAAAATAATATCATGGAAGAGCTTGAGCATAGAAATTATTGGGAGCTCAAAAACAACTATGAAAGTTACATAAAGGCCTTTGGCCTAACTGATCTTCATCTGAAGGTGAAAGGATTATCAGGTGGAGAACAGAAAAAGATTCAACTAAGTCTTGGCCTTACTGCTAAGGAAAATCTCATTCTATGGGATGAGCCAACTAACCACTTAGACTTTGAAACCATTGAACAATTTGAAGATGAGATCATGAAGTCAAATAAGACTCACGTAATCATCTCCCATGATAGATACTTACTTTCAAAAGTTACGACGAAGATTTTTCATATACATGCAGGAATTGTTTCACCTTTCAAAGGAACATACGCAGAGTACTTAGAGTTTACGGCCGCACAAGAAGAAATGCGATTAAACTCTTTAACGAAACTGAAGAACTCACTTAGGCGCGAAACGGCTTGGATGCGCCAGGGAATCAAGGCCCGCGGGACACGCTCAAAGAAGCGTGTTGAAAACTTTAACGACCTATCTAAAGCAGTTCAAAAACTAAAAGATCAGGCACGAAGTCAACTTGATCTTGCAATGAATGATAGCAATCGAAAGACAAAACAACTTGTCCAATTAAAAGATGTTTCATTTGGTTTTGAAAATCATGCCCCATTATTTAATGGGATAAATCTTTCAATTTTTAAAGGCGATAAAATTGGTGTTCTCGGAGAGAACGGGGCCGGTAAGTCAACACTTATGAAATTAGTTGCAGACCGTCTTACAAACACAAGCGGAATTATCAAAAGAGCAGATGATTTAAAGGTCTGTCTTTTTTCACAAAAAAGAGATGAGTTTGACTTAACAAAATCACCATATGACCTACTTGGTGAAGGTGAAGACTTTATTCATTTCAAAAATGGCCGCTCAATCCATGTCGCCAGTTATTTTCAAAACTTCCTCTTTGATCGCGGTGAACTTCATCGTCCTCTTTCTAGTTTTTCAGGAGGAGAGCTAAATCGACTACAATTGGCACTAAACCTAAAGAACGAAGCGGATATTTGGATCTTTGATGAGCCAACAAACGATCTTGATATTGAGTCGATTGAAATTTTAGAACAAAAGCTCTCTGAGTTTCAGGGTACAGTTATTATCATATCTCACGATCGATCATTCTTAGAAAATATCACAAATCGTGTATGGTTAATTGAAAAACAATCAGTCACAAAGTTTTCAAGTGGATTTACTTTTGTACGTCCATATTTAGAGGCCCGCGAGATTGAAAAAGATCTTGAGAATCAGCAAAACGAGCAAGAAGTTAGGCCTCAAGCAGTTGAAGAAATTAAAGTTGAAAACAAACCTGAAGTTGATACAGATAAAGTTGAAGCTGAAATCATGGATATTGAAGAACAAATTTCAAAAATTGACGAGCTTTTATCACGCTTTGACTATTCAAATATGGATGATGAAAAGAACCAATTGATTGCAGGGCTAAATCAAAAAAAGAGTGTTCTAAATGAAAAAATTGAAGAACTTTTTGAGCTGTTATCATAA